CGGCAAGCTGTCGTCGGCCTGCCGCTCCCGCACGAGAGCGCCGCGCTGCACGTCACCGGCGAAGCGCTCTACACCGATGACCTGACCGGGAGGACACACGGTGTCCTGCATGCCTGGCCGGTCCAGTCGCCGCATGCGCACGCCCGGATCGTCGCCCTGCGCGTGAAGTCGGCGTACGACGTCCCGGGGGTGGTTCGTGTTCTGACCGCCGAAGATGTTCCGGGGATCAACGATACCGGGGTCAAGCACGACGAGCCCTTGTTCCCGGCCGAGGTGATGTTCCACGGACACGCCGTCTGTTGGGTACTGGGCGAGACGCTCGAGGCGGCCCGGCTCGGAGCGGCGGCCGTGGAGATCGATTACCAAGAACTTCCGTCGCTGGTGACAATTCGTGAGGCGATTGCTGCTGGCAACTTTCTGGGGTCAGATCTGCGCCTGGAGAACGGTAACGTCGAGGTGGCGTTGGCCGCGGCGCCGCAGGTGTTCCAGGGTGAGTTCGAGTTCGCCGGCCAGGAGCACTTCTACCTCGAGACCAACTCCTCGCTCGCGATGATCGACGAGGGCGGTCAGGTCTTCGTCCAGAGCAGCACCCAGCATCCGTCGCAGACGCAGGAGATCGTCGCGAAGGTGCTCGGCGTGGCCAGTCACGCGGTGACCGTGCAGTGCCTGCGTATGGGCGGTGCCTTCGGTGGCAAGGAGATGCAGTCGCACGGGTTCGCCGCGATCGCGGCGCTCGGCACGAGAATGACCGGGCGGCCTGTGCGGGTGCGACTCAACCGCACGCAGGACCTGACGATGACGGGCAAGCGCCATGGCTTCCACAGCCAGTGGCGGGCCGGATTCGACGACGAGGGCCGTCTGGTGGCACTCGACGCGACGCTCACCGCCGATGGTGGGTGGAGCCTTGACATGTCGGAGCCGGTGCTGGCTCGGGCGATATGCCACGTCGACAACGGGTACTGGATCCCGAACGTTCGCGTTGACGGGCGGATCGCGAAGACGAACAAGACCTCCCAGACGGCGTTCCGCGGTTTCGGGGGACCGCAGGGCATGCTGGTCGTAGAAGATCTACTGGGCCGGTGTGCGCCGCTGCTCGGGCTCGACGCGATGGAGTTGCGCCGCCGCAATCTGTACAAGCCGAATCAAACGACGCCGTACGGGCAGCCGGTCCGTCATGCTGAGCGGCTCGAATCCTGCTGGAGCGGAGTACTGGACAGCGGCGAGGTCGAGCGCCGGAAGGCGGAGATCGAGGGGTTCAACGCGACCCATCCGCTGACGAAGCGGGCGCTGGCGATGACGCCGGTGAAGTTCGGTATCGCGTTCAACCTGGCCGCGCTCAATCAGGCGGGGGCGTTGGTGCATGTCTACAGGGACGGATCGGTCTTGATCAACCACGGTGGCACCGAGATGGGGCAGGGCCTGCATACTAAAATGTTGCAGGTCGCGGCGACCGCGCTCGGCGTGCCGCCGGCTCGCGTCCGGCTGGCTCCGACCCGTACCGACAAGGTGCCCAACACCTCGGCGACTGCGGCCAGTGCCGGAGCGGATCTCAACGGCGCGGCGATCAAGAACGCCTGTGAGCAGATCCGGGAGCGTCTCGTCTACGTTGCCGGTGGCAAGCTCGGGATCAGCCCGCAGGACGTGCGTTTCGCCGACGGCTGGGTCCGCGGGCTCACCTTCGGTGGCGAAACGCTGACCTGGGAGGAAGTTGTCAGTGCGGCGTACTTCCAACGCGTCCAGCTTTGGGCGGCCGGCTTCCATCGCACCGAAGGCCTGCACTGGGACGCCGTCGCGATGCGGGGCGAGCCGTTCAAGTATTTCGCGTACGGCGTCGCGGCCTCGGAGGTTGAGGTCGATGGATTCACCGGCGCCTACACACTGCGCCGGGTCGACATCGTCCATGACGTGGGCGACAGCCTCAGCCCGCTGATCGACATCGGCCAGATCGAGGGCGGGTTCGTCCAGGGCGCCGGCTGGCTGACGCTCGAGGACCTGCGCTGGGACGAGAGCGACGGCCCTGACCGTGGCCGGCTGGCAACGCAGGCCGCCAGCACCTACAAGCTGCCAAGCTTCTCAGAGATGCCCGAGGCCTTCAACGTCCAGCTGTTGGAGAAGGCCCACGAGGACGGCTCCGTCTACGGCTCCAAGGCGGTCGGAGAGCCGCCGCTGATGCTCGCCTTCTCCGTACGAGAGGCGTTGCGTCAGGCGGCAGCAGCATTCGGCCCGCCTGGAACGAGCGTAGATCTGGGCTGCCCTGCCACACCCGAGGTCGTGTACTGGGCGCTCGAGAAGGCACGGGCCGCGAACCATTTGTCGATCGATCTTTCGCGTGTCGAGCTGAGCGGGATGTGACGATCGAGATGACGTGGATGCGAGTTGTTCAGATGCTGCGTGAGAGGCGTCTGCCCTGTGTGCTGGTGACCGTGATCTCCGTGCGTGGACATTCCCCCCGGGATGCCGGTGCCAAGATGGTGGTCTCGCGGGACGGGGCCTGGGGAACTGTTGGTGGCGGTAACCTCGAGATGGTCGCGACCAACCAGGCCCGAGCACTACTGGCGACGGCCGCCTCCGAGCCCGAAGTACTCGAGTTCGCGCTGTCGGACAAAGCGCTGTACCAGCAGGCCGTGCAGTGCTGCGGCGGTCAGGTCAAGGTGCTGCTGGAGCCGCTGCCGGTCGTCCCGTCCGTCGCGATCTTCGGGATTGGTCACGTTGGTCTGGAACTGGCCCGGATCCTTGCCCGGCACGACCTGGAGCTGCACCTCGTCGACTCACGGCCGGATCAGCTCGAGCCGTCGCGACTGTCGGTACTGGACGACGCCGAGGCGGGAGTGCACGTGCACCAGGTGCCCGTGTTGCCCGAGCTCGTGATCGGCGAACTACCACCGGGAACGCATGTGCTGGTGATGACGCACGACCACGCGGAGGATGCCGCGCTCTGCGACGCAGCCCTTCGCAATGGGCAGCTCGCCACCATCGGACTGATCGGGTCCCATGCGAAGTGGGCGCGATTCCGCCACACTCTTGCCGCGGATGGAAACTCGGCCGAGGCGATCGACACGATCACCACCCCGATCGGGCTGGCGGACCTGCCAGGTAAGGAGCCGGCCGTGATCGCGGTCAGCGTGGCTGCCTGGCTGCTGCAGCAGTTCGTTGCCGAGCGCATATCCGCAGAAGCGTGACGGGCCGTCCCGCGGCGCGTCTCTCGATACTCCGCACCCCCGACTGCAGGGAGCGCGCTCCGCGGTCACTGCTATTGCCGTACTGCTCTGCGAATTCCCCGGACAGGGATCTGGCGTGGGGCTAATTCGCGCTTGAGGTCGCGAACCGGTTGCCAGCAGCAACTCGTTACTGTCCAGCTGCTGCACCGCTGAGACCGATCGCCGTTTTTCAGGTCCCGGTCGACAAGTTATCGACGGAATCGAACGGTGATTGGCGGGCCGCCGCAGGAGGGCCGCAGGTAGAGCAGGTACTACCTTCGGCTGGGGTGGCTACGGGATGAAGTTGGGCGGATGTCCCTGGCACGGTGGCAGAAAGGCGTGCAGCTCGGGCACTGCAAGAGCCGACCTCCGCACGCATGCGTCCGCTCACGCGATGGCGCGGCGGGATTCAGGCGTACAAGATCGTGATTGCGGCCAGCCGGGTCGTCGAAAGAGCCGAGCCCTCGCGCCCACGAAGGCTACGAATGGATCTCTGTCCTCAACGGACTGCTGCGGCTGGTGCTGGGGGAGCACGACCTCGTCCTGCGCCCCGGCGAGGCTGCCGAGTCCGAGACCCGGACAAACCGCTAGCTAGATGATGCTGTCCACGACGCCGCCATCCACTCGGAGGGCCGCTCCGGTGGTGGCGGACGCCTGCTCGGAGTTGACGTACAGAATCATGTTCGCCGACTCCTCGACGGTCGCCATCCGCTGGATGATCGACGAGCTCCGGTTGTTCGCTACGAAATCGGCGGCAACCTTGTCGATACTGTTTCCGGAGCGCAAGGCGTCGGCTTGCAGCATGCTCGCCACGCCCTCCGACAACGTCGGGCCAGGCAGTACGGCGTTGACGGTGACGCCCGTCCCCGCCAATCGCTTGGCCAGGCCACGCGAGATCGAGAGCTGGGCCGTCTTGGTGAAGCCGTAGTGGATCATCTCGACCGGGATGTTGACCGCCGACTCCGACGAGACGAACAC
The Kribbella italica DNA segment above includes these coding regions:
- the xdhB gene encoding xanthine dehydrogenase molybdopterin binding subunit produces the protein MSQLSERPRQAVVGLPLPHESAALHVTGEALYTDDLTGRTHGVLHAWPVQSPHAHARIVALRVKSAYDVPGVVRVLTAEDVPGINDTGVKHDEPLFPAEVMFHGHAVCWVLGETLEAARLGAAAVEIDYQELPSLVTIREAIAAGNFLGSDLRLENGNVEVALAAAPQVFQGEFEFAGQEHFYLETNSSLAMIDEGGQVFVQSSTQHPSQTQEIVAKVLGVASHAVTVQCLRMGGAFGGKEMQSHGFAAIAALGTRMTGRPVRVRLNRTQDLTMTGKRHGFHSQWRAGFDDEGRLVALDATLTADGGWSLDMSEPVLARAICHVDNGYWIPNVRVDGRIAKTNKTSQTAFRGFGGPQGMLVVEDLLGRCAPLLGLDAMELRRRNLYKPNQTTPYGQPVRHAERLESCWSGVLDSGEVERRKAEIEGFNATHPLTKRALAMTPVKFGIAFNLAALNQAGALVHVYRDGSVLINHGGTEMGQGLHTKMLQVAATALGVPPARVRLAPTRTDKVPNTSATAASAGADLNGAAIKNACEQIRERLVYVAGGKLGISPQDVRFADGWVRGLTFGGETLTWEEVVSAAYFQRVQLWAAGFHRTEGLHWDAVAMRGEPFKYFAYGVAASEVEVDGFTGAYTLRRVDIVHDVGDSLSPLIDIGQIEGGFVQGAGWLTLEDLRWDESDGPDRGRLATQAASTYKLPSFSEMPEAFNVQLLEKAHEDGSVYGSKAVGEPPLMLAFSVREALRQAAAAFGPPGTSVDLGCPATPEVVYWALEKARAANHLSIDLSRVELSGM
- the xdhC gene encoding xanthine dehydrogenase accessory protein XdhC, whose product is MRVVQMLRERRLPCVLVTVISVRGHSPRDAGAKMVVSRDGAWGTVGGGNLEMVATNQARALLATAASEPEVLEFALSDKALYQQAVQCCGGQVKVLLEPLPVVPSVAIFGIGHVGLELARILARHDLELHLVDSRPDQLEPSRLSVLDDAEAGVHVHQVPVLPELVIGELPPGTHVLVMTHDHAEDAALCDAALRNGQLATIGLIGSHAKWARFRHTLAADGNSAEAIDTITTPIGLADLPGKEPAVIAVSVAAWLLQQFVAERISAEA